Sequence from the Sulfuricurvum sp. IAE1 genome:
CTCAGCATCGTATCCGAAGAACACTGGATCAAATTCATCTAAAGGAAAAACATGACAAAAATTACAATCATGACGGCGGCAGCTTTGGTGGCTATGGCATTCACGGGATGCGACAGCTCGATCCAGCAGGAGATGGTGCAAGACCAGCTAAACGATATCCACAACCAGGTAGTGGATGATGCCATAGCTCAGTACAATATCGCCAAAAGCGGCGGCAATGCGATGGATACCTGCGTACAGGCAGGGATGGTAAAGGCAGCCATGCTGCAGGCCAAAAATGAAACAGGATACAAAGAATGGGATGCCACGGAAAAATCGGACTGTGAAGCAGCTGGAGTTCCACGGTAATTTTCCCACGGGAAAATCATGGCGATATCTTTTGGAATAATCGTTGCAATACGGTTTGCGATATGGAAAAAGATGTTACCAAAGGTAAAAGTATCGTTCACGTTTTGAAAACGTAAACAAATATTTATCTAACAGGTGTATAATTTTGCACCTCATTTAAAAAAGGGGATTAATGCTAAAAAAAGCGACATCTGGTGACCTGGACATAATTTTAGATAATTGGTCTGAGTTGACATTGCCATATGGTGATGAGGGCGCTGTTTATGCTAACGATTTAAATGAAAAAATCGCTCAGCTAAAAAAAAGCATTTCGGAACCCAATAATTACGCGTACGTCTTCGAAAATGAAGAAGGAAAGACAAAAGCTCTATTAAGTATTATTCATGCATTGCCAAAGTCAGATACACCTTGGTTAAAGCTACTTGATCTTGATCTACACCCAGATTTGGTACTTGGTGATTTTAACATCAATGAAGCAGCAGAGGCAGTGAGTTTTTCAATTTTTGATTCAATTGATTTGTTGTTTAGTGATTATACAACAGCAAAAGAGTTGAAAATTTACGGAAGAACGGATAATATGATTAAGACTTTTGACCGAATCGTTAAAAGCAAAATGCTTAACGAAATTTTTGAAAAAGCCGATATACTATGTACACGTAGTGGTAAATGGCTCGTATTCAGAAAAAAATAATCTTGATGGTAGAAGGAGAAGGATTATGTTTCAAAATTCTGAAGCAATTAAGAATGAACTCACGAGAGTAATAAAAGAAGCTCTTGAAGCACACTTGGAAGAGCACGGTACTCTTAAAAACCTTGACTGGTTTAATGCATCTGCTGAAACGACAGATTTTTACGATGCTCTTACAAAAGAGCATGCTGCCTAACACTTAAATCAGCGCATCATTTGCGCTGATTATCTCTGCATCCTCAGAATAACTTTCCCGACGATATGAAATGACCGCTGATCATCCGTAGGGTCAAATGTATTTACCGCATATTGCTGGTTGTCACTGATGATATCGATCCTACCCGCTCCCGCTTGCAGCCTTTTCACAAGCAGTACACTGTCCCACTGCAGCACATAGATCCCATCCCCGCTGAAATGCTGGTTCTCTTCGATGATCACGAAATCCCCCTCTTTGAGCGTCGGGTACATGCTATCCCCCTCCACCTCTATGGCGCGGATGTTTTTCAGGTTCGGCAGCACTTTGAACAACATACGGTCGATCAGCAGCTCTCCGGTGATGACCGCCTCATAGTTCTCGTTGCCTCTTCCGGCGGAGGCTTTGACCGACATGATCGGGGCGGAAATCATTTTGTCGGTATTTACTGGAATAGACTTGGAGTTTATTTCCTCGTTAGATTGTACATTTTTTGCCTTTTCGCCAGTCTCTATATATCTAAGTTCGCCGTTTGTAAACAAATTTGTCAAGTTTTTCTTGAATACGAAAGGCATATCTTTAGAGCCTTTGCCATTTTCATATCTGCTAACAGCAGTAATGTCTTTTCCTAGGGCATCAGCAATTTCTTGCTGTGTAAGCTCTTTTTCTATTCTAAGTTTTTTAAATCTTTCAAACCATGTTGACATAAATTGACACTTCCTCTTGACAATACTTGACAAATATGTCTATAATGCCTCTATTCGTTCACGTTCTCATAACATGAACAATTATAACACATTCGGCAAATAGGGCGAAAGGTTTGACAAAAATGGCATTTAACCAAAGTGTAAATCTCTATCAGAACGTAAAGGCTTCGCTGATCGCAAACGGCAAAAGCATCGAAGACGCTGCGACCGATATCGGCACCACTCCGGCATCGATC
This genomic interval carries:
- a CDS encoding LexA family transcriptional regulator, producing MSTWFERFKKLRIEKELTQQEIADALGKDITAVSRYENGKGSKDMPFVFKKNLTNLFTNGELRYIETGEKAKNVQSNEEINSKSIPVNTDKMISAPIMSVKASAGRGNENYEAVITGELLIDRMLFKVLPNLKNIRAIEVEGDSMYPTLKEGDFVIIEENQHFSGDGIYVLQWDSVLLVKRLQAGAGRIDIISDNQQYAVNTFDPTDDQRSFHIVGKVILRMQR